A window of the Euzebya pacifica genome harbors these coding sequences:
- a CDS encoding SGNH/GDSL hydrolase family protein, which yields MTPWEGMRLTSAQVDPYRREWEAANRRALDGEGPLLGVLGDSAAQGIGAPTPFEGWVGQLQRRLEGIDGHRWRVLNLSVSGARAHTVMDEQLPRLWRVGQPVDLVVCAVGGNDMYRSTRRQVHDRFTRLLRALPAPGTWHGDQRTIVTTLPQGLGRRRAGIANDLVRTLGPQRGLEVADLWATTGPPWRGKYAEDMFHPNALGYGHWVDAILGTIRPDRRSLGGDLPVVGTR from the coding sequence GTGACCCCGTGGGAGGGGATGCGGCTGACCAGCGCCCAGGTCGACCCCTACCGCCGCGAGTGGGAGGCGGCGAACCGCCGTGCGCTGGACGGGGAGGGGCCGCTGCTCGGCGTGCTGGGCGACTCCGCCGCGCAGGGCATCGGCGCACCCACCCCCTTCGAGGGGTGGGTCGGGCAGCTGCAGCGGCGACTCGAGGGGATCGACGGGCACCGCTGGCGGGTCCTCAACCTGTCGGTCAGCGGCGCCCGGGCCCACACGGTGATGGACGAGCAGCTGCCGCGGCTCTGGCGGGTCGGCCAGCCCGTCGACCTCGTGGTGTGCGCCGTCGGCGGCAACGACATGTACCGGTCGACCCGTCGGCAGGTGCACGACCGGTTCACCCGGTTGCTCCGTGCCCTGCCGGCACCCGGGACCTGGCACGGTGACCAACGGACGATCGTGACGACCCTGCCGCAGGGCCTCGGCCGTCGGCGTGCCGGGATCGCCAACGACCTGGTCAGGACCCTCGGACCGCAGCGTGGCCTGGAGGTCGCAGACCTGTGGGCCACGACGGGACCGCCGTGGCGGGGCAAGTACGCCGAGGACATGTTCCATCCCAACGCCCTCGGCTACGGCCACTGGGTCGACGCCATCCTGGGGACGATCCGCCCCGACCGTCGATCACTCGGCGGCGACCTGCCCGTCGTGGGCACCCGCTGA
- a CDS encoding glycosyltransferase family 2 protein encodes MTVAVCTIVRGRQTHLRRLLEGLRRQTSPPDHVVVAWMGGPDPRPAVPTGMPVDVVDAADPRTPLPLAAARNAARRGAADADVLVFLDVDVIPSSTLVADYARRCRTTGGLWSGQVDYLPEGVPADDAWTEAQLDVAAAPHPARTPPPADTRLGDPDLFWSLSFAMRAVDYDCLGGFDETFVGYGGEDTDFGRRADAAGLTLWRTPAARGWHQHHESTSPPVQHVHDIVGNAHTFHRRWGEWPMRGWLEAFHDQERVLFRPEDGILEAR; translated from the coding sequence GTGACCGTCGCGGTGTGCACGATCGTCCGGGGACGCCAGACCCACCTGCGACGGCTGCTGGAGGGGCTCCGCCGACAGACGTCGCCCCCCGATCACGTCGTGGTCGCGTGGATGGGCGGTCCGGACCCCCGCCCGGCCGTCCCCACGGGCATGCCCGTCGACGTCGTCGACGCGGCGGACCCCCGCACCCCGCTGCCGCTGGCGGCCGCCCGCAACGCGGCCCGCCGTGGCGCCGCCGACGCCGACGTCCTGGTCTTCCTCGACGTCGACGTCATCCCGTCCTCCACGCTCGTCGCGGACTACGCCCGACGGTGCCGCACCACCGGCGGGTTGTGGTCGGGCCAGGTCGACTACCTGCCCGAGGGGGTGCCTGCCGACGACGCCTGGACCGAGGCCCAGCTCGACGTGGCAGCCGCCCCCCACCCGGCCCGGACGCCACCGCCGGCCGACACCCGTCTGGGGGACCCCGACCTGTTCTGGTCGTTGTCGTTCGCCATGCGGGCCGTCGACTACGACTGCCTCGGCGGCTTCGACGAGACGTTCGTGGGGTACGGCGGAGAGGACACCGACTTCGGACGACGGGCTGACGCCGCCGGCTTGACCCTGTGGCGCACCCCCGCCGCGCGGGGGTGGCACCAGCACCACGAATCGACGTCGCCACCCGTCCAGCACGTCCACGACATCGTCGGCAACGCCCACACCTTCCACCGGCGGTGGGGCGAGTGGCCGATGCGCGGGTGGCTCGAGGCCTTCCACGACCAGGAACGCGTTTTGTTTCGTCCCGAGGATGGCATTCTCGAGGCGCGCTGA
- a CDS encoding cystathionine beta-synthase has product MDTVDSLLDVVGNTPLVKLSRFSADVAPTILAKVEYLNPGGSVKDRIGLAMIEAAEKSGDLQPGGTIVEPTSGNTGAGLAIAAAQRGYRCIFVMPDKMSAEKINLLRAYGAEVVVCPTDVDPEDPRSYYKTSDRLVEETPGAFKPGQYFNQANPQAHYVSTGPEIWEQTEGKIDVFVAGVGTGGTITGTGRYLKEQNPDIVIVGADPEGSIYTQPDNMHSYLTEGVGEDFWPGTFDPDIVDRWVKVTDRDAFLTARRLTREEGILVGGSCGTAAAAALEVAKDYPADAVIVTLLPDSGRNYLSKIYNDDWMHDHGFLRSGVAAKLSQVLEFKAGATTLPTIVHVHPHESVRDAIATLSSFGVSQMPVVTMPDHEQGAADFSDRADLVGSIRERGLLDRAFRDAEILDKTVADVMDEPLPVVDARDTVDTAMAALTKRASAVLVCEGTTPTGVLTRADILDFMTSSKGK; this is encoded by the coding sequence ATGGACACTGTCGATTCGTTGCTGGACGTCGTGGGCAACACCCCGCTCGTCAAGCTCTCCCGCTTCTCCGCCGACGTGGCGCCGACCATCCTTGCGAAGGTCGAGTACCTGAACCCCGGGGGGAGCGTGAAGGACCGGATCGGCCTGGCCATGATCGAGGCCGCCGAAAAGTCCGGTGACCTGCAGCCCGGCGGCACCATCGTCGAGCCGACGTCCGGCAACACCGGTGCGGGCCTGGCCATCGCCGCTGCCCAGCGCGGCTACCGCTGCATCTTCGTGATGCCCGACAAGATGAGCGCGGAGAAGATCAACCTGCTGCGTGCCTACGGCGCCGAGGTCGTGGTCTGCCCCACCGACGTCGACCCCGAGGACCCGCGGTCGTACTACAAGACCTCCGACCGGCTGGTGGAGGAGACCCCCGGCGCCTTCAAGCCCGGGCAGTACTTCAACCAGGCCAACCCCCAGGCCCACTACGTGTCCACTGGGCCGGAGATCTGGGAGCAGACCGAGGGGAAGATCGACGTCTTCGTCGCTGGCGTCGGCACGGGCGGCACCATCACGGGGACCGGCCGGTACCTGAAGGAGCAGAACCCCGACATCGTCATCGTCGGTGCGGACCCCGAGGGCTCGATCTACACCCAGCCCGACAACATGCACTCCTACCTGACCGAGGGTGTCGGCGAGGACTTCTGGCCGGGCACCTTCGACCCCGACATCGTCGACCGGTGGGTCAAGGTCACCGACCGGGACGCGTTCCTGACCGCACGCCGCCTGACCCGGGAGGAAGGCATCCTCGTCGGCGGGTCCTGCGGGACCGCGGCTGCGGCCGCGCTCGAGGTCGCCAAGGACTATCCCGCGGACGCCGTCATCGTCACGCTCCTGCCCGACAGCGGCCGCAACTACCTGTCGAAGATCTACAACGACGACTGGATGCACGACCACGGGTTCCTGCGGTCCGGCGTGGCCGCCAAGCTGTCGCAGGTCCTGGAGTTCAAGGCCGGCGCCACGACGTTGCCGACGATCGTGCACGTCCACCCCCACGAGTCGGTCCGCGACGCCATCGCCACGCTGTCCTCCTTCGGGGTCAGCCAGATGCCGGTCGTGACCATGCCCGACCACGAGCAAGGCGCGGCGGACTTCTCCGACCGTGCCGACCTCGTCGGGTCCATCCGCGAACGCGGTCTGCTCGACCGGGCGTTCCGTGACGCGGAGATCCTCGACAAGACCGTCGCCGACGTCATGGACGAACCGTTGCCGGTCGTCGATGCCCGTGACACCGTCGACACCGCGATGGCCGCGCTGACCAAGCGGGCCTCTGCGGTGCTCGTCTGCGAGGGCACCACTCCCACCGGCGTGCTGACCCGCGCCGACATCCTCGACTTCATGACCTCCTCGAAGGGCAAGTAG
- a CDS encoding GNAT family N-acetyltransferase, with the protein MTIDELTFRPFTREEQPKALDLLYRAFGDSVSDADREDEMLVLDHRSSHAAFDGDQMVGSLAAYGHDISVPGGEVATAGTTWVAVAPTHRRRGILSRMMGAHLDEAREKGRAIAALWASEAAIYGRFGYGMAVEQHGIDIIAGPGLRWAATAPPQADRIRLLEVDQAADVIAPIYEAARARRGGMAARDRGWWKFQVLSTRKGAMGGAAWKRVAVAEIDGRDVAYAVYGTSEGQLDGLPDNTLHVIELAGVDAAAEAALWPFLCSHDLVGRVKAKRRPVDDALPLLVEESRRVRRHVSDALYVRILDVEAALTARAWSDSAAVTIEVHDSRFDDIDGTWRIEVAPEGASVQHTTDAPDLRMDIRELGALYLGGVSVSRLVQSGRIEVLEPSVIAPFDSALRPAEAPWAPEVW; encoded by the coding sequence GTGACTATCGACGAGCTCACCTTCCGCCCGTTCACCCGTGAGGAGCAGCCGAAGGCGCTGGACCTGCTGTACCGCGCCTTCGGTGACTCCGTGTCCGACGCCGACCGCGAGGACGAGATGCTGGTGCTGGACCACCGCAGCAGCCACGCGGCCTTCGACGGCGACCAGATGGTCGGCAGCCTCGCGGCCTACGGCCACGACATCAGCGTGCCCGGTGGCGAGGTCGCCACCGCCGGCACCACCTGGGTTGCCGTCGCCCCCACGCACCGTCGGCGGGGGATCCTGTCGCGGATGATGGGTGCCCACCTCGACGAGGCCCGGGAGAAGGGTCGGGCCATCGCGGCGCTGTGGGCCAGCGAGGCCGCCATCTACGGCCGGTTCGGCTACGGCATGGCGGTGGAGCAGCACGGCATCGACATCATCGCCGGACCGGGTCTGCGGTGGGCCGCCACGGCCCCTCCCCAGGCGGACCGCATCCGGCTGCTGGAGGTCGATCAGGCTGCCGACGTCATCGCCCCGATCTACGAGGCGGCCCGGGCCCGCCGTGGCGGGATGGCCGCCCGCGACCGCGGCTGGTGGAAGTTCCAGGTGCTCAGCACCCGCAAGGGGGCCATGGGCGGCGCGGCCTGGAAGCGCGTCGCCGTGGCCGAGATCGACGGTCGCGACGTGGCCTACGCCGTCTACGGCACCAGCGAGGGACAGCTCGACGGGCTGCCCGACAACACCCTCCACGTCATCGAGCTGGCCGGCGTCGACGCTGCTGCCGAAGCCGCGCTCTGGCCGTTCCTGTGCAGCCACGACCTCGTCGGCCGGGTCAAGGCCAAGCGCCGTCCCGTCGACGATGCCCTGCCGCTGCTGGTGGAGGAGTCCCGCCGGGTCCGTCGCCACGTCTCCGACGCCCTGTACGTGCGGATCCTCGACGTCGAGGCGGCGCTGACCGCACGGGCATGGTCGGACTCCGCGGCGGTCACCATCGAGGTGCACGACAGCCGCTTCGACGACATCGACGGCACCTGGCGCATCGAGGTCGCCCCCGAGGGCGCGTCGGTGCAGCACACCACCGACGCCCCGGACCTGCGCATGGACATCCGCGAGCTCGGCGCGCTGTACCTGGGCGGCGTGTCGGTCAGCCGGCTGGTGCAGTCCGGCCGCATCGAGGTGCTCGAGCCGTCGGTGATCGCCCCGTTCGACTCGGCCCTGCGACCCGCCGAGGCGCCCTGGGCCCCCGAGGTCTGGTAG
- a CDS encoding GAF and ANTAR domain-containing protein: MGRTADADRRLFQLLLDFATTLASQTDARTNAAGRDGPDDHEVVDHDNGRRSALATLITRSTAVLDIEGIGVMLLDGRDHLAVGAASDAAIDRIEHAQLGFDQGPCVDAFRTDATVTVDDLADDERYPQLASLAEGQGVRGVLSIPMRADGEVLGAMNLYRAATGPFDDDMVQVGRLFADTTSTHLRSAARTAAATEQLLGIRRAMRTHGPIEQAKGAIMHAVGLSDRQAFDLLRQHARRSRQPLLEVVRAFLVGELTTGDLGWTSAGAHDGQVAAE, translated from the coding sequence ATGGGCAGAACCGCCGACGCCGACCGTCGCCTCTTCCAGCTCCTCCTCGACTTCGCCACCACCCTTGCGAGCCAGACCGACGCCCGGACCAACGCCGCAGGGCGGGACGGTCCCGACGACCACGAGGTGGTCGATCACGACAACGGCCGTCGCAGCGCCCTCGCCACGCTGATCACCCGGTCCACGGCGGTCCTCGACATCGAGGGCATCGGGGTCATGCTGCTCGACGGCCGCGACCATCTGGCCGTCGGGGCGGCATCCGACGCCGCGATCGACCGGATCGAGCACGCCCAGCTCGGCTTCGACCAGGGACCCTGCGTCGACGCGTTCCGCACCGACGCAACGGTCACCGTGGACGACCTGGCCGACGACGAACGCTATCCACAGCTGGCGTCGCTGGCGGAAGGACAGGGGGTCAGGGGCGTGCTGAGCATCCCCATGCGCGCCGACGGCGAGGTCCTGGGGGCGATGAACCTCTATCGCGCCGCCACCGGACCGTTCGACGACGACATGGTCCAGGTCGGACGGTTGTTCGCCGACACGACGAGCACCCACCTGCGGTCGGCCGCTCGGACGGCGGCAGCGACCGAGCAGCTGCTGGGCATCCGGCGCGCGATGCGCACCCACGGGCCCATCGAGCAGGCGAAGGGCGCGATCATGCACGCCGTCGGGTTGAGCGACCGGCAGGCCTTCGACCTGCTGCGCCAGCACGCCCGACGAAGCCGCCAGCCGCTGCTGGAGGTCGTCCGGGCCTTCCTCGTGGGCGAGCTGACGACCGGGGACCTGGGCTGGACGTCAGCGGGTGCCCACGACGGGCAGGTCGCCGCCGAGTGA
- a CDS encoding cystathionine gamma-synthase: MSDSSLERWQDAGFATRAIHAGQDPEPRTGAVAVPVFQTSTFAQPAVGEHLGWDYARSGNPTRDALEESLASLEVGRYGSAFASGSAAQDAVLRTLRPGDHVIIAPDVYGGTYRQFKRVHEPWGMAFTPVDLSDLDAVAAAWRPETRMIWVETPTNPLLNVFDIEALSAFAHERGARVVVDNTFATPYLQQPLELGADAVVHSATKYLGGHSDVVSGGFVTRDEELAEQVAFNQNSMGAVPGPWDVFLVLRGIKTLGLRMDRACDNAQQCVEVLRSSDVVTEVLYPGLASHPGHEVATKQMRDYGAMISFRVGDEGLARRICASFEVFTLGESLGAVESLVEHPGAMTHMSVAGSPLEVPADLIRLSVGIEDAADLTADLQQALGTT; the protein is encoded by the coding sequence ATGAGTGACAGCTCGCTGGAACGCTGGCAGGACGCCGGCTTCGCCACCCGCGCCATCCACGCCGGACAGGACCCCGAACCTCGCACCGGTGCGGTGGCCGTCCCCGTCTTCCAGACCTCCACCTTCGCCCAGCCGGCCGTCGGGGAACACCTGGGCTGGGACTACGCCCGGTCCGGCAACCCGACCCGTGACGCGCTGGAGGAGTCCTTGGCGTCCCTGGAGGTCGGCCGCTACGGCTCGGCGTTCGCCAGCGGGTCGGCTGCCCAGGACGCGGTCCTGCGGACGCTGCGCCCGGGCGACCACGTCATCATCGCCCCCGATGTCTACGGCGGGACCTACCGGCAGTTCAAGCGGGTCCACGAGCCGTGGGGCATGGCCTTCACGCCCGTCGACCTGTCCGACCTCGACGCGGTCGCCGCGGCCTGGCGGCCCGAGACCCGGATGATCTGGGTCGAGACCCCCACCAACCCGCTGCTCAACGTCTTCGACATCGAGGCGCTCTCGGCGTTCGCCCACGAGCGGGGCGCCAGGGTCGTGGTCGACAACACCTTCGCCACGCCCTACCTGCAGCAGCCGCTGGAGCTCGGTGCCGACGCGGTCGTGCACTCTGCGACCAAGTACCTCGGCGGGCACTCCGACGTGGTGTCGGGGGGCTTCGTCACCCGCGACGAGGAGCTGGCCGAGCAGGTCGCGTTCAACCAGAACTCCATGGGTGCGGTACCCGGCCCGTGGGACGTCTTCCTCGTCCTGCGCGGCATCAAGACCCTCGGCCTGCGCATGGACCGCGCCTGCGACAACGCCCAGCAGTGCGTGGAGGTGCTGCGGTCCAGCGACGTCGTCACCGAAGTGCTCTACCCGGGGCTGGCCAGCCACCCCGGCCACGAGGTCGCGACCAAGCAGATGCGCGACTACGGCGCCATGATCAGCTTCCGCGTCGGCGACGAGGGCCTGGCCCGCCGCATCTGCGCGTCCTTCGAGGTGTTCACCCTCGGGGAGTCCCTGGGGGCCGTCGAGTCGTTGGTCGAGCATCCCGGTGCGATGACCCACATGTCGGTGGCGGGCTCGCCGCTGGAGGTGCCTGCGGACCTGATCCGGCTCAGCGTCGGGATCGAGGACGCCGCGGACCTGACGGCCGACCTGCAGCAGGCGCTCGGCACCACGTGA